The following DNA comes from Oceanispirochaeta sp..
CATGCCTTCTGCCCCGGAAGGAGGGTGCTGGTGGCAAAGATCAGTTTGTCCGTATGAAAGTAGACCTTGGTGAACTCATCTCCTTCCAGTAGATTTCTTGTCTCATTATATCTGACTACGTTTGTTTCCAATGGTTGATTCTCCTGTTTATTTTAATCCCGCTCTTTTTCATTCTTGAAATCTTCAAGTTCTCTTGTGAGCTCCTTTTCCATCTCGGTTAAGGGTTTATGGTTATCCTTTATCATTGTACATCCTGTTATTTATTCTTCTTGTCTTTCTTCAGTTTCTTGTCTATATCTTCATGTAGAAGTGCAATCAGGGACTTGTATTTATCTTCGATAAACTGGCGCTTGACCTTGAGGGTTTGAGTCAGTTCTTTTCCGATGGAAAAATCATTTTTGACAGGAAGAATCTTTGTCACAAATTCAAAGGGTTTGAATCCATGTTCTCTGGATATCAGTTGATTCACTTCTTTCATAATCACTGCATAGATACGATCCTGATCGACGGAATTTTTACCGCTCATGGGGACATTAAAATCCTTGAGTTTCAGCTCCTGGGCCAGATTCATCAATTCTTCTTCATTCACAGCGACGATGGCTGAAAGCTGCTTCTGATCCTGTCCGAAGACCACGGCATGATCGATAAAGAGGCTTTCCTTCATTTTATCTTCTATGGGTTCTGGTTCCACATTCTCGCCGCTCATCAGGACGATGGTATCTTTGGCACGGCCAACGATAATGACCTCTCCATTTTCAGAACGGACGGCCAGGTCTCCCGTATTCATCCATCCCTGATCATCCAGAACGGCTTTGGTGGCTTCTGGGTTCTTATAGTATCCTAGCATCACCTGAGGTCCTCTGGCAAAAATAATTCCTTTTTCTCCTATTTCGGTTTCACTGCCGTCTTTCCGGCGAATCTGAACTTCCGTGTTGTCAAAGGGTCTCCCCGTGGTTCCGAAGGTATTGTGGCTGAATGTCCGGGAAAGGATTCCCGGGGCACATTCGGTCATTCCGTAGGCGTTGACGATGTTGATTCCGATGGAGTTAAACAGTTCGTCCAGATACTTGGGAAGGGATCCGGCTGCCGAGGTGGCACCTCTGAGGCGGCCTCCTACCTTTTCTCTGAAAGGTTTAAAAAGAACATGGGCCATGAGATGGCCGGGTGTCAAAAAGATCCAGCGGCAGAAATGAAGCACCATGGCGACTCCGCGGTGAAGGGCGGAACGTTTTTTAAGTGAAATATAACAGCCTTTGATATATGTACCTGAGCTGAGGTACATCT
Coding sequences within:
- a CDS encoding long-chain fatty acid--CoA ligase; amino-acid sequence: LKAGESGLEKDPHQIERLMKEIHKDDLLTIVYTSGTTGNPKGVMLTHGNFIQNVVANTPRLEIDSSKEEKTVVMLPSWHVYERAFEYCGLSTALTLVYSSAGRFAADLLKEKPEILISVPRVWESIYQKMIKAISQMPAFKRYLIFSFIKLNQMYLSSGTYIKGCYISLKKRSALHRGVAMVLHFCRWIFLTPGHLMAHVLFKPFREKVGGRLRGATSAAGSLPKYLDELFNSIGINIVNAYGMTECAPGILSRTFSHNTFGTTGRPFDNTEVQIRRKDGSETEIGEKGIIFARGPQVMLGYYKNPEATKAVLDDQGWMNTGDLAVRSENGEVIIVGRAKDTIVLMSGENVEPEPIEDKMKESLFIDHAVVFGQDQKQLSAIVAVNEEELMNLAQELKLKDFNVPMSGKNSVDQDRIYAVIMKEVNQLISREHGFKPFEFVTKILPVKNDFSIGKELTQTLKVKRQFIEDKYKSLIALLHEDIDKKLKKDKKNK